Part of the Ignavibacterium album JCM 16511 genome, TAGTTGATCTGGGGCGTAATGATCTGGGTCGTGTTTGCAAGTATGGAACTGTAAGAGTTTCTGAGTTTATGAAAATACAGCGTTATTCACATGTAATGCACATCGTCTCAAAAGTTGAAGGTGAGTTGAGAGATGAAGTTCATCCGATTGATGCTTTGAAATCTTGTTTTCCTGCAGGCACAGTGAGCGGAGCGCCAAAAATCCGTGCGATGCAGCTAATCAGCAAATATGAAAACGAAGAAAGAAATATTTATGCAGGCGCTGTGGGATATATTGACTTCTCAGGAAATCTTGATATGTGTATTGCAATCAGAACTCTTTTTTCAGATGAGAATAAAATTTACTGGCAGGCAGGCGCCGGAATTGTTGCAGATAGTGTTCCAGAAAAAGAAGCTCTCGAAATAAATAATAAGTCTGCCGTTATGTTAAACGCATTAAAATATGCAGAGGTTATTGATGAAAATTCTGGTAATTGATAATTACGATTCATTCACATACAATCTTGTTCAACTGCTTGGTAGTTTTGACTGTGAAATTATTGTCAGAAGGAATGATGAAACTGATTTGAATGAAATTGAAAAAATAAATCCTGACAAAATTCTTATTTCCCCTGGACCTGGCAGACCTGAAGATTCAAAGGTTTCGCTTGAAGCAATTAAAAATTTTGGAAAGAAAATTCCTGTGCTTGGTGTATGTCTTGGTCATCAGGCAATTGGAATTTGTTTCGGTGGAAAAGTAATTCGTGCATCAAAGCTTATGCACGGAAAGACAAGCAAAATAAAACACAACGATAAGGGAATATTCAAATCACTTCCTCAGAATTTTATTGCTACCAGATATCATTCACTTATTGTTGATAAAAAGAATTTACCTGATTGTCTGGAAATTACAGCAACTTCTGATGATGGAATGATAATGGGAATTAAACATAAAGAATATCCGATTGAGGGAATTCAATTTCATCCTGAATCAATTCTTACAACCGAAGGAAAAAATCTGATCAAAAATTGGTTGGAGATAAAATGAAACAAGTAATTGAAAAACTTCTTGCTGATTCTCACCTTTCATTTGATGAAGCATACAATGTAATGACTTCAATTATGGAAGGAAATGCTACTCCCGTAATCATTTCATCTTTTCTTACTGCTATGAAAGCAAAAGGTGAAACTGCAGAAGAGATTGCAGGATTTGCCAAAGCAATGCGTGAGCATAGCATAAAAATTAAATGTGAAAACCCTGATGTGATTGATGTTTGCGGAACAGGTGGAGATAACTCCGGAAGTTTTAATATTTCAACTGCTACGGCATTTGTTGTTGCAGCTTGTGGAGTTCCGGTTGCAAAACATGGTAATCGTTCAATAAGCAGCAATTCGGGAAGTGCTGATATTCTTTCTCAACTCGGAGTAAACATAAATATGCCTCCTCAGGTTGCAGAAAAAGCTTTGAATGAAATCGGAATAACATTTTTGTTTGCACCGATTTATCATCCTGCAATGAGATTTGCAGCACCGGTAAGACAGGAATTAAAAATCAGAACTGTCTTCAACATTCTTGGTCCTTTAACAAATCCTGTTTCACTGAAAAGACAAATGATCGGAACTTTTAACAATGAAACTGCTAAATTATTGTGCGAAGCATCAAAATATCTTGATTATGAAAGTCTTTCAGTAATCTGTAACAATAATCAGTTTGATGAAATATTTCTTGAGCACGAAACAAGTGTATTTGAGTTAAATAATCAAAAAGATATTAATAATTACAAACTGAATCATAATGATTTTGACTATGAGAAAGTAAGTAAAGAAAATCTTAAAGGTGGAACACCTGAAGAAAATGCCAGATTGATGCTGGACATTTTTCAAAATCATAAGAAGAACGGAGCATTTCATACTGTTTGTGCAAATGCAGCTTTGGCATTGAAGATTTCGGGAAAGTATTCTTCCCTTTCTGAGGCAGTAATTGCTGCAGAAGAAGCTATTCTAAGTAACAAAGCTTTTGAAAAGCTTGAACAATTAATTAAAATTTCAAATAGTTGATATATGAATATTCTTGAAGAAATTGTTGAGGTCAAAAAAGAAGAAGTAAAAAATCTTAAAAAGAAATATTCTTTTAACTCATTTAACTCAATGGAATATTTTCAGAGTCAGTCGAGAAGTTTTAAAAAAACTGTATCTAATCAAAAGAAAATTTCTATCATTGCTGAAGTAAAAAAAGCAAGTCCATCAAAAGGTATCATACAAAATAATTTCAATCATATCAGAATATCAGAAGCATATCAATCAGCCGGTGCTGATGCAATATCAGTTCTTACCGATGAAAAATTTTTTAAGGGACACTTAAATTTTCTCTCTGATATCAGAAAGCAAACAAATATTCCTTTACTCAGAAAAGATTTTCTGATTGATGAATATCAAATTCTTGAAGCCAAAGCATTTGGTGCTGATGCAATTCTTTTAATCAGCGAAATACTTTCTATAAATCAGATAAAAGATTTAACTGATTGTGCAATAGAAAATAATCTTGATGTATTGCTCGAGCTTCATTCAGAAAATGAAATTTCAAAGATTGATTTTAACAGAAATGATTTAATTGGAATTAATAACCGTGATTTGAAAACTTTTGAAGTTGATTTGACAACAACTGAAAGAGTTCTTAAGAAAATTGATAAGCAAATTACTTCTGTTTCTGAAAGTGGAATCAGTAAAAGAGATGACATTGAATACCTTAAATCAATTAATGTTAATGCAATTCTTGTAGGAGAACATTTTATGCGATCAGAAAATCCGGCAGACGAACTTAAACAATTTACTGAATGGTGCAGATATGAAAATTAAAGTTTGCGGAATCACTAATCTCTCTGACGCTTTATTATGCGAACAACTTGGAGCAGATGCACTCGGCTTTGTTTTTTATGCCGGAAGCAAAAGACAGATAATGCCCAATGAAGCATCTGAAATAATTAAACACTTAAATCCGTTTACCGTTAAAGTCGGAGTATTTGTTGATGAAAATCCGGTTTTGATTAATGACATTGTTAGAACTGTTGGCTTGAATGTAGTTCAACTGCACGGCGGAGAAACACCCGAGGATATTAGTCTAATTGATGTACCGGTGATCAAATCATTCCGTGTTGAAAACAATTTTGATTTTTCTGTGCTTAAATATTACTCAGATTCGTTCATATTACTCGACTCATTTGATAAGGAAGAATTGGGCGGAACAGGAAAAACTTTTAACTGGTCTGTTATTCCTGATAATATAAAATCTAAAATCATTCTGGCAGGTGGAATAAATTCTGATAATGTTGAAGAAGTTTTTAATAAAGTAAAACCCATTGCAATAGATGTATCTTCTTCACTTGAAGAATATCCGGGTAAAAAGGATAAAGAAAAAGTAATTCAGTTTTTTAATAAAATTAATTTACTAAGGAGAAATTATGCTGATAATGATGAGTTTAAATTCACCGCGTGATCATATAGATAAAGTAAAAAATAAAATCATTGAACACGGCTGTACACCACACGAAATTCCTGGCTCAGAAAAACTGGCAATTGGAATTACAGGACCATCGTCTACTTTAACAATCGAAGATTTCCTTACATTAGATTCAGTTGAAGAAGTTGTGCGCGTCTCAAAACCTTATAAGCTTGTAAGCAGAGAGATGAAGCGTGAAAGCACTATTATTGATGTTGGAGGAATAAAAATCGGCAATACTAATCTTGCTGTAATAGCCGGACCGTGTTCTGTGGAAAGTCGTGAACAGATTTTTGATATTGCATCTGAACTCAAAGAGATGGGAATTAAATTACTCCGGGCAGGAGCTTATAAACCACGCACAAGTCCTTATGCATTTCAGGGATTGAAAGAAAAAGGTTTGGAATATCTTGCGGAAGTAAAAGAAAAACTCGGAATGAAAATAGTTACCGAAGTAAAGGATACTGAAACTCTTCCGCTTATTTCAAAAGTAGCTGATGTAATTCAGATTGGTGCAAGAAATATGCAAAACTTCTCTTTACTCGAAGCAGTGGGTAAAGTGGATAAACCTGTTTTACTTAAGCGCGGACTTGCAGCAACGATAGAAGATCTTCTGATGAGTGCTGAATACATTCTTTCAAAAGGAAATTACAATGTGATACTTTGCGAAAGAGGCATTCGAACATTTGAAACATATACAAGAAACACACTTGATCTTAATGCTGTTCCTGTAGTAAAGAAAAATTCTCACTTACCTATCATTGTTGATCCATCTCATGGAATTGGCATTTGGGATAAAGTGAAACCAATGGCAATGGCTGCTGTAGCTGCTGGAGCAGATGGCTTGATAATCGAAGTTCACAATCATCCTGAAAAAGCTTTGTCAGATGGATATCAATCCTTAACTCCAAAACATTTTAAATCTTTACTTGATAAACTTGTTGAATTGGCCCCCGTAGTAGATAGAAAACTTGAGTTGTATTATGATTAAAACAGCTTACAATCAACCTGATTCCAAAGGAAAGTTTGGAAGATTTGGTGGAAAGTTTGTTCCCGAAACTTTAATTACACCGCTTCAACAGCTTGAAGAAGCTTATCTGAACTTAAAAGATGATAAGAGCTTTAATGACGAACTGAATTATTTAAATATAGAATTTACAGGCAGACCAACTCCTTTGACTTTTGCAGAGCGATTGACAAAACATTTCAGCAAAGCAAAAATTTATCTGAAAAGAGAAGACCTTTGTCATACAGGCGCACATAAAATAAACAATGTTTTGGGACAAATACTTCTTGCAAAACATCTTGACAAAAAAAGAATTATTGCGGAAACAGGCGCAGGTCAACACGGAGTTGCAACAGCAACTGCCTGCGCAAAGTTTGGTCTGCAATGCTTTGTTTATATGGGTGAAACGGACATCGAAAGACAGAAACCAAATGTCTTCAGAATGAAGTTGATGGGTGCTGAAGTAGTTCCTGTTAAATCAGGAAGCAGAACTTTGAAAGATGCAACCAACGAAGCAATCAGAGATTGGGTTACAAATGTTGAAGATACGCATTACATAATTGGTTCGGTTGTAGGACCGCATCCTTATCCAATGATTGTGCGAGATTTTCAATCAATAATCGGAAAAGAAACGCGCAAACAAATTATTGAAAAAGAAAATCGTTTACCCGATTATCTGCTTGCTTGCGTTGGTGGCGGAAGTAATGCAATCGGAATGTTCTTTCCATTCATCAATGATGTGAATGTTAAAAAAATTGGTATTGAAGCTGCAGGTAAAGGTTTAGATACTGATGAGCATTGTGCAACTTTAACAAAAGGTCGTGATGGAATTTTTCAGGGAATGAAAACTTATTTACTTCAGGACGAAGCTGGTCAGGTTCGTGAAGTTTATTCTATATCAGCCGGACTTGATTATCCGGGCGTTGGTCCTGAACATAGCTTTCTGAAAGAAGAAAATCTTGTGGAATATTATTCAATCACTGACAAAGAAGCTATTGAAGCAGTAAAACTACTTTCTCGAACTGAAGGGATTATTCCCGCTCTCGAAACCGCACATGCAATTGCCTACTTAAAATATCTTATGCCGAAAACCACAGAAGATGAAATCGTAATTATAAATCTTAGCGGAAGAGGTGATAAAGATTTAAATACTATAATGGAATTCTTATGAGCAAAATAGAATCAACTATTAAAAATGAAATTTCGAATGGAAGAAAAGTTCTTTCAGCTTTTCTGACTGCAGGATTTCCTGTTGTTGATGGATTTTCAGATTTGGTTTTAAAGACATTTGAATCCGGTGCAGATATAATCGAATTAGGAATTCCATTCAGCGATCCAATTGCTGATGGTCCGGTTATACAACATTCATCTCAGGTTGCTATTGAGAACGGGATTACTTTAGAAAAAGTTTTTCTCATCGTGAGTGAAATCAGAAAACACTCTGATAAACCAATTATTCTGATGGGTTATGCGAATCCGATTTTAAAATTTGGTGTTACTTCATTTTTTTCAGCTTGCAATGAATTAAAAGTTGATGGTTTGATTATTCCTGATATTCCATTAGAAGAATATGATTCATTCTTTGATACTTCTGTAAAAAACATTGATACAATTTTGTTAATTAGTCCAACATCAGATAATAACAGAATTAAATTAATCGGAGAAAAATCGAGAGGATTTGTTTACTGCGTGAGCATTAAAGGCATAACAGGAGAAAGAAACTCAGTTTCTCAGGAAAGCTTAGACTACATCAGAAAAGTAAAAAAGATTTTGCCCGACAAGAACATCTTGGTCGGATTTGGGATTTCTAATCCGCAGATAGCAAAGCGTTTCGCAACTATATCGGATGGAGTAATTGTCGGAAGTGCGGCAATAAAATTACTAAAAGAAAAAAAATATAAAGAGATGAATCAACTGGTCAGATCAATTAAAAGTGAGTTGAGTTTTTAATTTCAGAAAAAATTGTTTCAATAAGGAGTGATTGCATTTCAATAATTCAGAAACTAATAAAAATCAACTCACTATAAAAAAAGAGCGGACAACTCATCCGCTCTTTGAAATTTTCACAATCTGTTTTTGATTTCTATTTAAGCATAATCATCTTTTTCGAAACAGAATAATTTCCTGCCTCAATTTTGTAGAAGTAAACTCCACTCGAAACAATTTCGCCATTATCATTCTTACCATTCCAGGTAACTTCATAAGTCCCGGGAGCCTGATAGTTATTCACTAACTCGGCAACTTGTCTACCCTGAATATCATAAACGATAATTTTAACATTTCTTCCTTCCGGTAAAGCATAACGAAACTTTGTAGAAGGATTAAACGGATTAGGATAATTCTGGCTAACTTCAAATTTATCTGGGATTATATTGGTAATTTCTGCGACTGATGTTGTCGTTTGAATAGTTGCACGGAAGAAGTATGTTTCATTCCAAGCAGACCAGCTTATACCATCATAGTCCCACGCTCTTCCGTTGTTTGTAGGATCATAACCAAATGTAGGTCTGTCTGTTCCGTTATACTTTAAACCAATGAAGAATTCATTGTTAACAGTAATGTTATATGATGTTAAATCTGTATTATCCCAACCGGGAACTGAAGCCGCTGTTTTGAAAGGATGATTAATTAAATCATTTCCGGGAGTTCCACTATTGCTTGACATTACAATTGGTTTATAAGTTGCATTACCTTGTACAATACTCACAAAATAAATCTGCATATTTATAAGTTGAGCATTGCTTAAAGTTGGAGTCATTCTGTTTGCAGAACCCTGATTATTATTAGGCCAGTAATAACCGCTTGTAGGAGTTCCGTCATCATAAATTAATTGAGCTGTTTGAGTTCCGCCTCCACCACTAAGTGTTGCTACAAACATACTTCTGCCGTGCGTTGCTGCAAATATTTTGTTGTCAGAACTTCTGTAATCAAGATCAAACACTGGTACATTGCCCATAGAGCCATTATCCTGAGTCCAGGAATTTCCTCCATTTGTTGTTGTAAATACGCCGAGGTCAGTTCCCACAAAAAGATTATTTACATCACCAGGATTTACTAATACACAATTGACTGGTATGTTCGGAAGATTTCCGCTGATGTTTGTCCAGTTAACTCCATAATTAGTTGTTCTAAATATTTTATTACCGGA contains:
- a CDS encoding anthranilate synthase component II — encoded protein: MKILVIDNYDSFTYNLVQLLGSFDCEIIVRRNDETDLNEIEKINPDKILISPGPGRPEDSKVSLEAIKNFGKKIPVLGVCLGHQAIGICFGGKVIRASKLMHGKTSKIKHNDKGIFKSLPQNFIATRYHSLIVDKKNLPDCLEITATSDDGMIMGIKHKEYPIEGIQFHPESILTTEGKNLIKNWLEIK
- the trpD gene encoding anthranilate phosphoribosyltransferase, with the protein product MKQVIEKLLADSHLSFDEAYNVMTSIMEGNATPVIISSFLTAMKAKGETAEEIAGFAKAMREHSIKIKCENPDVIDVCGTGGDNSGSFNISTATAFVVAACGVPVAKHGNRSISSNSGSADILSQLGVNINMPPQVAEKALNEIGITFLFAPIYHPAMRFAAPVRQELKIRTVFNILGPLTNPVSLKRQMIGTFNNETAKLLCEASKYLDYESLSVICNNNQFDEIFLEHETSVFELNNQKDINNYKLNHNDFDYEKVSKENLKGGTPEENARLMLDIFQNHKKNGAFHTVCANAALALKISGKYSSLSEAVIAAEEAILSNKAFEKLEQLIKISNS
- the trpC gene encoding indole-3-glycerol phosphate synthase TrpC yields the protein MNILEEIVEVKKEEVKNLKKKYSFNSFNSMEYFQSQSRSFKKTVSNQKKISIIAEVKKASPSKGIIQNNFNHIRISEAYQSAGADAISVLTDEKFFKGHLNFLSDIRKQTNIPLLRKDFLIDEYQILEAKAFGADAILLISEILSINQIKDLTDCAIENNLDVLLELHSENEISKIDFNRNDLIGINNRDLKTFEVDLTTTERVLKKIDKQITSVSESGISKRDDIEYLKSINVNAILVGEHFMRSENPADELKQFTEWCRYEN
- a CDS encoding phosphoribosylanthranilate isomerase, with the translated sequence MKIKVCGITNLSDALLCEQLGADALGFVFYAGSKRQIMPNEASEIIKHLNPFTVKVGVFVDENPVLINDIVRTVGLNVVQLHGGETPEDISLIDVPVIKSFRVENNFDFSVLKYYSDSFILLDSFDKEELGGTGKTFNWSVIPDNIKSKIILAGGINSDNVEEVFNKVKPIAIDVSSSLEEYPGKKDKEKVIQFFNKINLLRRNYADNDEFKFTA
- the aroF gene encoding 3-deoxy-7-phosphoheptulonate synthase, with product MLIMMSLNSPRDHIDKVKNKIIEHGCTPHEIPGSEKLAIGITGPSSTLTIEDFLTLDSVEEVVRVSKPYKLVSREMKRESTIIDVGGIKIGNTNLAVIAGPCSVESREQIFDIASELKEMGIKLLRAGAYKPRTSPYAFQGLKEKGLEYLAEVKEKLGMKIVTEVKDTETLPLISKVADVIQIGARNMQNFSLLEAVGKVDKPVLLKRGLAATIEDLLMSAEYILSKGNYNVILCERGIRTFETYTRNTLDLNAVPVVKKNSHLPIIVDPSHGIGIWDKVKPMAMAAVAAGADGLIIEVHNHPEKALSDGYQSLTPKHFKSLLDKLVELAPVVDRKLELYYD
- the trpB gene encoding tryptophan synthase subunit beta, which gives rise to MIKTAYNQPDSKGKFGRFGGKFVPETLITPLQQLEEAYLNLKDDKSFNDELNYLNIEFTGRPTPLTFAERLTKHFSKAKIYLKREDLCHTGAHKINNVLGQILLAKHLDKKRIIAETGAGQHGVATATACAKFGLQCFVYMGETDIERQKPNVFRMKLMGAEVVPVKSGSRTLKDATNEAIRDWVTNVEDTHYIIGSVVGPHPYPMIVRDFQSIIGKETRKQIIEKENRLPDYLLACVGGGSNAIGMFFPFINDVNVKKIGIEAAGKGLDTDEHCATLTKGRDGIFQGMKTYLLQDEAGQVREVYSISAGLDYPGVGPEHSFLKEENLVEYYSITDKEAIEAVKLLSRTEGIIPALETAHAIAYLKYLMPKTTEDEIVIINLSGRGDKDLNTIMEFL
- the trpA gene encoding tryptophan synthase subunit alpha, giving the protein MSKIESTIKNEISNGRKVLSAFLTAGFPVVDGFSDLVLKTFESGADIIELGIPFSDPIADGPVIQHSSQVAIENGITLEKVFLIVSEIRKHSDKPIILMGYANPILKFGVTSFFSACNELKVDGLIIPDIPLEEYDSFFDTSVKNIDTILLISPTSDNNRIKLIGEKSRGFVYCVSIKGITGERNSVSQESLDYIRKVKKILPDKNILVGFGISNPQIAKRFATISDGVIVGSAAIKLLKEKKYKEMNQLVRSIKSELSF